GAAATCTTGGTTGATCATAGGCCAGAACTTTTTATAAAACTCGTTAGGGAGTCCATCGATACCAGGCGAGGGATTGTTTGAAAGCTGTTTGACAGCATGTTTTAGTTCCTCAAGACTAATAGCAGTGTCGCAGTAGTCGGACTTGTCTCTGTCGAGTTTTGGAAAATTTGCAAGTAGTCTCTTTTGCTCTGAAGTGGAAATAGGGTTAGGTGTGaacatattttcatgtttttcttaattgttcatgattaattctgcagttgtcttccctgaagtagcaattgaTGTGCACTCTAAAGTAATGTGAACACTTAATTGTAACAGATTTTGAATGTagtatatgtgttcaatataaataCTAGAACGCACGTGTTCAGATTTAGAACaccttgtttttatttttgaactcATAACATATGTTCAAAATCTTATAAACTAGAACACTGTTGTcacaaattgaacttttgttctcaATACCGAATATTTTTTTCTCCGAAATTTTTCAGCTGTCAACACTACAACTTTCATCAGCGGAATGATCTAACTTGACCTTCTTTGTGTGAAGGTCAATGATCGAGTCGCAGACATTTGGGAGTTCGTAGCGCCCCCCGTCTTTGTTGAGAGAAGGTTGTAATGCCCTGATGTAAATGGCTTCCTTCACTCCCCTTTCGAAATATCGTGGTTCAGTGTCCAAAACCTGCACTTTGACCAAGTCAACATGATGGCCTGGTGATTCCACATGGATATGTTGGGAGACCTCAGATGAAGTAGAGCTGCGTCGTCGGTGATCAAGAAACCTGGTCCTGAGGGATCGTTCAGTTTCACCAATGTACGATTCCTGACAAACACCTCTGGTAGTCTGCCCTTGGCAAGGATCATGTATATATGGCCAGTGACGTCTTTCTTCTCTGTCCTGTCCTTCGGTGCTACTAAGAAATGGCGTAGAGTTCTTGTAGGTTTGTAACATACCCTTatgccaaatttgttgaaatttctCCGGAGTGCTTCTGAAATTCCTTTGACATAAGGTATCACTACCTGTCCTTtagattgtattgtattgtactgtccttTTTGGTAGTTGACTTAGCTTTAGGGGGCTTGTTAACCTTGTTAAAAGCCCACTGAGGGTATCCGCATTTCGAGAGAGCCTGGACGATGTGATGTTTCTCTTCATCAACAACATGAGGGTCTGTGATAACTGTCTTAGCACGGTGGAACAAAGTTTGGATAACTCCCAACTTATGTTCAAGTGGGTGGTTTGATGAAAAGTTAAGGTATTGGTCTGTG
This portion of the Glandiceps talaboti chromosome 7, keGlaTala1.1, whole genome shotgun sequence genome encodes:
- the LOC144438135 gene encoding uncharacterized protein LOC144438135; the protein is MYLYVDDIHTKLKKEFAQEFTDHLNSLDPDIKFTTEGEVDKSLAFLDTLTVMQPDGNLDIRIYRKPTHTDQYLNFSSNHPLEHKLGVIQTLFHRAKTVITDPHVVDEEKHHIVQALSKCGYPQWAFNKVNKPPKAKSTTKKDSTIQYNLKDR